The genome window gcattgctatAAAAGTATAAGTATAAAATATGTCAATATGTTTCACTTAATTTAGGCATAATGCATTATTTGGCACATTACTGTCCCGGGATAGTGTTACAACTCTGGTATGGGGACAGTTGTAGAAAAAGCTCTCTCTTCAAACACTAATTGCATAAAAAAGGAACAATGTATGCTGGTTTTTGGCATTTATTTTGTTAGTAGACAGATAACGGTATCTCATGTGAACAAATGGCATGTTTATTCTGCTCTGTATTTGTGCAGTACAGCAAAAAGCGAAACGTGTTACTACTTGGTCTACCCCATTGTCGTAACATGCTAGTTGGCCATTAACGCACTCTCCTATGTTAAAAGCGCGGAGGTTGTTATTTCGGTATGGAAGATCTCTGATCtccttattcatttaatttattttatgtgaCAGTGGTGGCTAATACCAAGTTACCAAGTTTTGTTGTACTAACAATAGCTGCAGTAACTATGGAATTTGTAAGGGGAAAATTTAACCGTgggtacatttttgtaatgatTGACTTATACTTGTATTAACCTAATTACTTTTGTAAGCCTCTGTATGTTTTTGATCTATTGGACGTCCAACTGTTtagagacttttattttgaaactatCATTTTCCGGTGGGTGTTGGGAAAATAATGCCTTTGTGTTTTCAAGCGGCTTGTATGACTGCGCGGGTCGCTCGTCTGTTCGTCATTCATCGGGGTGAGCGGTTCACTCGTACTGTTACCCTTTCGGTTCTGCGGTACGAGCTCGGGCGACTTTATTGTGAAGTAGCAGCTTCTGCGCGCAACGATCCTCTGGCGCACTCGGAGGAACATGGCAGCCGCTACCGTGGCTGAAGCAGACCCAGCAGAGACAGATGGAGCTGCAGCCGTCTTTACGGATCTACTCGACCCGGGCTGGAATGAATCGCAGCTTCGGCAATATACGTTCCAAACCAGACCGATACCACGACTCTCACATACTGATCCGCGTGCAGAGATGTTAATTAATAACGAGGTATGTTGGCAGATTTATCCGGGGTTGCATTACGGTGCGAGAGATGAGAAGTGGAGACTGGACAGTTACTCATTTAGATGGACCGCTCCAAAGGAAGATGTTGCCCTTACTCTTGAAAGACATGAATTCCCCAAACTCAAACAGCAGACAAAATCAAACCATACATTTGGTTCACATATGTAGTGAAACTCGTTCATGTCAATTTTGCACATCACACATAACGATTGCTAATCTGATCAATTATGGTGGTTAATTTGAGGTTAATCCCCAGGCATAGATGGCAGTTCAGTAACTACATGTTTTATCACAGGTCATGTGATATGCACAcgaaatatattttgcataaattgaGAAGTATTGAACTGTAAAGAATGGCAGTAAGGTATAATAcgttttaaagtacattttagaaTTATAGTATATAATACAAGTATTCCCATGCTATGAACTAGGCCTAATTATATTACTGTGTTACTGTTACTGTGGCATTGGTTTAAAATGTGAACCCAGTCAAAGCACGTTGTTCATGTTGTTGACAACTGTCATGTCTGTGTAAACAGTGGCAGTTGATTTTAACAGCGCACGAGTCAAAACTTTTCGAAATGTGTTTAGTAATAATGATATTCCGTTAtgtgaaaaagcaaaaaaaaacaaacaaacaaaaaaaacaatatgtgtcATTAATTTATATTcctgttatacattttaattaagatCAGGTAAACTTCTGACGTCGGTGCTTGACACATAATCGGTAGTCCAACAATAATACGTATGTACACATGAATATagtgtatttttttaaaccacaCTATTATGACTTGAAGATATTACTATATTACTTAGCTTTTTATGTTAAAGCATGAAATGATGTTTGTTGTGAAAACCGCTATACAAATAAAGATGACTTGATTTATAGACGTTTAATGgtaattaatagtaatttattGTTTCGATGCATGATGATGTCCTTTGCTCCTGTAGCGTTCGATTGTTGGAGCTGCAGCGGAGCGCGAGAGCACCCTGCCCGCGCGCGTGCTGAAACTGTATACGTTCCTCTAGTCACGTAGCACATGTCACATTTTTTTCAGGCTGCAGCATCATTAAAAATATGTGTCACATAAACCCCGAGTCTTGGCGTGGTCTCTACACCACTTGGACAGTATTTTTGCAGTATTGTTTAAATAAGTATTTGACGTGTGGTCTAAATATTTGCCTTTGAAGGTAGACATTAGTGTGGAAGTGTGTTTTGTGCTACAGGAAACGTAAATGTGACCATGCCTGCAGGATGATAAAGCGAAACTACAAATGTAGGCCAGGTTAAACATTAAGCAATGTGGTAAACACTCCTTTTGTCtgctatttaaatatttttgaagtTAGCTTATGATGTTataatttttggatgcatttttctctctcttaggAGCCTGTTGTATTAACAGACACCAGCTTGGTATATCCAGCTCTGAAATGGGACATACCCTACTTGCAAGAGAACATTGGGAATGGGGACTTCTCTGTTTACATAGCAGAAAATCACAAATTCTTGTATTATGACGAGAAAAAAATGGTAAACTTTAAGGACTTTGTGCCCAAGTCACGCCGAATAGAGATGAAATTTTCAGAGTTTGTGGACAAGATGTGTCAAACAGAAGAGCAATGTGGAAAAGAAAGGTATACCGACATGTttcaaatattatgttttttttttttttggtcatgcaATGAATGACATGATTTCTCACTATGGTTGatttttctaaaatgtgaagTTCTACATTGATTTGTAACTGAAACGTTACATTTATTTAGTCtgccattaaataaaaaatgatatgCCTGTCTTTTCTCCTTATTTAGATAAAACATCCCTTCAGTAGCAAATAATTATGTTAGGGTGTACATTTAAAATTTGCTTTGACTATAAGGTTTTGAGCCATTTATAATGACATGATCAGGAGTTGTGTGATGCTTTGGAAAAGTGTTGAGAAGCATGAAATCCAATCCAGGAAATGATTCCGTTCCGGTGCATGACTAAGCAATTAGTTCTGCCAACTGGTGTCCAGGCCATGTCTTTGACCTTTTGCTAGGCCGATTTGGTGGCTTTACCCTTATATAATTTACAATCATCTTGTTTCTTGGTTCTTGACCTTCTACTTTTAGTTGATCTTACTGAATAAAATCAAATTCAGATATTTAGTTACTTACTTTATACTTAATAATATTGATAATTTCTTAGAGGATAGAATTGCAGTCTAAAGCAGTTCTTGGTTTGATTTGACTTTTAGAATTGTAAACTGACATTGTCCATTTTTTAATTTGTAGATTGTACTTGCAGCAAACTCTGAATGATACAGTAGGCCGAAAAATAGTGGTGGATTTCCTTGGATTCAATTGGAACTGGATTAACAAACAGCAAGCTAAACGAAACTGGGGGCCGCTGACTTCGAATTTGCTGCTCATAGGCATGGAAGGTACAGTTTCAGTGCACCTTAATCTTTATCCAAATTATTAGTATCCTCATTCAAAATGTACCCGTTTACCCAGCACAGCCTGAATGTGACTTGAATTTGGCActactctctttttttttcctccccaatttggaatgcccaattcacagtCCACTCTAGGTCCTCTTGGTGGTATAGTGAcctgcctcaatctgggtggcggaggacgaatctcagttgcctccgcatctgagtccgtcaattcacgcatcttatcacgtggcttgttgagcatgttaccgcagagacatagcacacGTGGAGTcttcaagctattctccacggcatccacgcacaactcaccacgcgcttcaaccaagagcgagaaccacattatagtgaccacgaggaggttacctcatgtgactctactctccttagcaaccaggccaatttggttgcttaggagatctggctggagtcagcacaccctggattcgaacttgcgactccaggggtggtagttagtgtctttactcgctgagctacccatgccccgtTGGCACTTCTCTCTTGAGAATTTTTTGCTTGTACTCAGTTGTTTG of Xyrauchen texanus isolate HMW12.3.18 chromosome 20, RBS_HiC_50CHRs, whole genome shotgun sequence contains these proteins:
- the LOC127660502 gene encoding hypoxia-inducible factor 1-alpha inhibitor-like isoform X1; translation: MAAATVAEADPAETDGAAAVFTDLLDPGWNESQLRQYTFQTRPIPRLSHTDPRAEMLINNEEPVVLTDTSLVYPALKWDIPYLQENIGNGDFSVYIAENHKFLYYDEKKMVNFKDFVPKSRRIEMKFSEFVDKMCQTEEQCGKERLYLQQTLNDTVGRKIVVDFLGFNWNWINKQQAKRNWGPLTSNLLLIGMEGNVTPAHYDEQQNFFAQIKGHKRCILFPPDQFECLYPYPVHHPCDRQSQVDFENPDYEKFPNFKNAIGYEAVVGPGDVLYIPMYWWHHIESLLNGGVTITVNFWYKYCTNSLQGAPTSKRIEYPLKAHQKVAIMRNIEKMLGEALGDPHEVGPLLNMMIKGRYDHEPN
- the LOC127660502 gene encoding hypoxia-inducible factor 1-alpha inhibitor-like isoform X2, giving the protein MAAATVAEADPAETDGAAAVFTDLLDPGWNESQLRQYTFQTRPIPRLSHTDPRAEMLINNEEPVVLTDTSLVYPALKWDIPYLQENIGNGDFSVYIAENHKFLYYDEKKMVNFKDFVPKSRRIEMKFSEFVDKMCQTEEQCGKERLYLQQTLNDTVGRKIVVDFLGFNWNWINKQQAKRNWGPLTSNLLLIGMEGNVTPAHYDEQQNFFAQIKGHKRCILFPPDQFECLYPYPVHHPCDRQSQVDFENPDYEKFPNFKNAIGYEAVVGPGDVLYIPMYWWHHIESLLNGGVTITVNFWYKGAPTSKRIEYPLKAHQKVAIMRNIEKMLGEALGDPHEVGPLLNMMIKGRYDHEPN